TTTAGTGATGCATGGATTGGTCCTGTTCGAACTGTAATTTTTTGCCCCAAATTGTTTGCTGTCGCTCGGTTTTCATGCAGTTAGACTACTCGGTCTACTTGTTGGCATCCAACCCAAGAGTTTGGTTGCAGATTAGCGATATCTCTCAGTGCTCAAACTTACCGGGGATGTTTTCTTGTTCATGAATTTGTATGGGTTGCGTTTTGCCTGAATTTCTGGTGTGAACTGAACAGAGAATGGAAAGCGTTTTGCAAATTTATCTGAATGCTGCATTTCAtttcatatatgtatgtactgATTAGTAACAATGACCAACTGATCAGTTTTTGGTTCAGTTCTCAACAGTAACTGATCCTTCTGTGTTGCAAACTGATCCAACTCCCTGCATGTTTCATGTTTGCAACCTGATCAGATAAAGTTTCAGAGATGTTACAAACTGATCCTTCAGTATGTCTGTCTGTTTGGTTGATTGACCCAACTCCCTGCATGTATCTGAATTCTTCTGGATATGAAACAATTCGTTTCAGATATGGATGTGGATTATTACCCTAGTATGTCACAATTTGTTGCATTCTTCTGCATCTGTAGCATTCAGTTTCAGAGATGAATGGGCTTATATGAAGAATCATGCTTGTAACTTGCAGGGACTGTGTTTACAGGCTTGAGTACATGAATTTTATATATAGTTTTCGTATGAACAAATTACTTCAGTTACCATAAAGGTCCTGTAAGGTTTCTTTATTTCAGAAGGGGCTAACTTTTCAGAGCTCTTTTAGGGAACTATCAACAAATAAATTAAGTTCAGTTGCCAATTGAAAACAACAAAATTTCTAGAAAGAAAATTCACATACTATGTAACCTAATTTAAAAGTTCAgatgctttttttaaaaaaattcacgcACTATGCAGTAACCACAAAAGCTCCAATGTTGCGCCGTGAGCCAAGGAAGGGGACGGGACTAGTCCACAAAAGCTCCAATATCGGCATGTCCAGCAACCTCTGAGCTGCTCTGAAGGAAGAAGAAACAACTCTAGCACATACCAGTTATATTTGTTGTTGAACTCGGAGTGAGGTCATAccactttttttagataatggaagcttttatTGAACTCAGTCAATTACATCAAGGTGATCCAATTATCCTGAGAACACTTCCGGCCTATGCATAACTAAGATGCACACAGCCGAACAAACAAAACCACACtcgaaaggaaaaaagaatgaCATGGAGTATTGAGAACCATCAATCTAACGAAGGACCACCAATTCTAAGACTAGATTGTCACCTATATCTCTGGGTAAAAAACTCCTTGACCACCTTCTCCAAATGTTGACATGCCGCAACTACCATATCCCGTGAACCAGGCTTCTGTAGGATAGCCCATGTACAAAGCCAATGGATAAGAGAATATATAACCTGCAAAGGTGaagatatgatttttttttatcaaaaaccacATTATTCCTGCATAGCCAAAGCGACCAACAAGTAGCAACTGCTCCTAACAGAACAtgtaatttcaaattatgatgaATTCCATCAAACCAGCTCCCAAACATATGCGCTACACAATGTGAGGTCATACCACTTGACATAGATGTTCTGATGCATGCCCTCAAAATGAGGCAATTACAGATGTAACTGGTCCAGGATTATTTATATTAATTGTAATCAATCGAGTTGTAACCTCATTTATTATTCATATAGCAAGGTATATAAATTGAGCAAGTTTCGAGTTTCTAGTAAAAACAAATAATATCCTAGACTAGAATATGATGATCATATATCAAGGTTATAACATATCAACtccataatactccctccgtcccaaaataagtgcagttttacactattcacgttcaacgtttgaccgttcgtcttatttgaatttttttatgattagtatttttattgctattagatgataaaacatgaataatactttatgtgtgactaaatatttgtaaatttttcataaatttttcaaataagatggacggtcaaacgttggatacggatatccacggctgcacttattttggaacggaggtagtatatcttACAATCTTTGTCTACCCCAATGCTGTGCATTGGGCGAGTCAATCTTGTCTAGGACTAGGTATATAGTGTTCCATGTAAGATATATGGCGCCTAGTAATAGACCACAGAATGAGTGTGTCTTGTGGTGAGAAAGACGGTGGCTGGCACAGAGATATCCAATCTCCCAAACAACTCTCAATACCAAATCTGCATCCGGATTCCCCCGTCGAGGCATATCCTTTATGAAAGTATGTACCTGGAAACACGCAGATCTTAGGGGAAACAACACAACACTCAAAGTTAATTTCATAATTGAAAAGATCAGCACTGAAAAATTCCATCCAAAATACATCAAGGGCAGGCCAAGACGAAGCAATCAAGCAACTCAGAAAGTTTGTAAGTTAATTTGCAACGGTGATCAGGATGTACAAAGAAATTAAACTTTTcccaaaaaatattaaaataaaactaGTACCGGCAAATAATTAGCTAGCCCATGATTTAGAGAAAGGACCAACGAAATGTAACAAACTTGACATATATCTAGACAAAATTAACTAAAGAAGGTCCTAAAGCTACAACGAAACTAACTAGGGGATACTTGATCAAGGAAATAACTCGACTAGGGAGGAAGATGCCTCCCAGCtcttaaaaagaaattaaaaaaaacttgactACGGAGGAAGacaaatttcgaattttaactcACATGTTtgtgaaaatatatataatagattgatctatcttgacaaattttttgataaattttttagTGTCATGCATAAAACGGTATATTTACGTCTATGCATGCTGCGTGCGATGCGTTGCACTTGCACGTTGCACGTTGTAACCCCACCCAAGCCGTCGATCAGGCCTCCGGCCCATCCGCCCGCCCGTGGCAGCGTTGGGGAGAGTCGACCGACCGACGCGCCCGCCGATCGATCGAAACCATATCAATTCGTTCGCCCGGCGGGTAAAATGCGGTACATATGTTCCTGTTGCGTGCCACGCTGGGAGTTTCGATATATCGATCCTGCGCAATCACATGCTACAGTACATAATCACGTTAGCGTCGTACCTATTCCCGGAAACTCTAATGGCGAGCGATCGCCCCCTAGTTTCCTTTTTTAGCAccacattactttcctattttagtaaatttatacgtctaaagtttatacacctcaagttacacatctaaagtttagagaccaaaaatttatatatccgattaaaatttgaatttgaattcaaatatttttttatatatagtatttctatacatctaaagtttataagtcaaaagtttatataccccgtttcaaatttgaatttaaattatatctgattcaaatttgaatttgaattcaaatattttctatatatagtattttcatacatctaaagtttatacacctaaagtttatagatccgaAGTTTATAattaaaagtttacatacccgatttaatttgaatttgaattcaaattttttatatacagtatttctatacatatataaaaaaacgtGTGTGAAGTGGTATGGACATGATCGTGGGTCACATGGTCTCGATCATGTGCGTGGGGCTTTTTCAGTTTTGCCGTTTCTGATCGCGCATGCGTCCGTCCCGCGATCACTCGCGTTTCAGGAGGACCCACCGCTTCCTGCCACCGAGTCGGCCGTCGTCGTATTCTTCggtgtatctttttttttttcacggtaTATATGCATGTCACTTGTATTGTAAAGGGAGGGGAGGCAATCATTCTAGCAACACAAATACAAAACATCTCTAGTTTTAGTCTTTGCCGATAGACACCGTAACTTCTTTAATTTGCTCGTAGAAATCTTAAAAGCATGATAATTTGCTGAAATATAGTGTATATATCACCAGTCAGCTGCGTAAACTTTAGGAGTTATAGAAAGGGATTGATCGCCAAAATAAATAGCATTGGGGAGAGATGATTGCCCTGCGTCGTAGCTCACTGCTATAGTACCCTGATTTACTCACACGCAGACTACTTAACTATCGTatcatgtgggccccacatgtcagcagcaAACTCTTTCCTTATCTCTCACACAGTCATCCTCCCTTTGCTCTTCACTATCCTCACTAGCCCGGGAGGCATGCTGCGGGCGGCGTGCACAGGGGTGGTGGCCGATAGTGTCCTAGTGAACTCATTGCAAGATAAAAGGCAAaatccctcctctctcctgtCACAGTGGAGGACGACAGTAAGAACGGTGAGGCTAAGCTTAGACGGAGAAAGCTTGGGGACGTGCGGAGCTCGAGCTTGATGAGGTACTCCAAGCCTGGGGAAGGTTCCAACAAGGCTTGGGGCAGCTTGGGAGCTCAAGCTCGAGCACCCCTACGACTACTTGCTCTCCCCCACCGTTGAATCGGCGCCGACAGCGAACCCACGAATCCTTCGTCCCAAGATCTcaatttaggctgtgtttgtttGGAGTTGTTCTCAACTCTCCCATCTCGTTttctgcgcgcacgcttttcaaactactaaacggtgtgttttttgcaaaagtctatatacgaaagttgcttaaaaaatcatattgatccatttttgaaaaaaaatagctaatacttaataaatcacgcgctaatagatCACTTGGTTTTTCGTGCTcaggagatgggttcccaaccccctcCAACGAATACAGCCTTATTTTCTTCGCACACACTCTACATCTAACTTAAAAGTTCATAAGTTGTTTTACAAACAAGCATAGTTGGTCTCCCTTtctaggttgtgtttagttccacgccaaattggaacgatgtgacggaaaagttagaaatttttGTGGGTAGGAAAGTtcaatgtgacgaaaaagttataagtttgaagaaaaaagttggaatctaaacatggcCCTATTAGAGAGATCAAAGATGAGCGTTGTGGGGTCACTGGTTATAGACTCAGTAAATTTTGCTGAATGAGATACAATATAATAGTACTTCAGTAAGTTCGCCGAACGTGCGATACTCTATATATGTTGCAGTTTGTAGGTCAGGCGTGACGTAGTATTTGCTAAAATATCCTTAATTAGGCATATTTCTTGGTTGTTGTAGGTGAATTTTCAGTGTTAGTTTTACCCATCCACCTGTTCTTAGGAGGCAATCAGGCTGTGTTCTTTATCACCTGCTCCCAATTTATATCCCTTATTTTCTGCACACACGCTTCCCAATCGGTTAAATGGTACACTTTTTTAAAGGAAACTATATGAAAATTACTTAAAAATATTcatactattttattttttaagtttgttttagctaatgtttaattaattatgtgttaatgtATTGCTTCATTTTGCGTGTGGGGATGTGAAGTTTCCAACCTTCACCTCACAACGCAACCTAAGATGGTGAAATTTCTCATAACTAGCACCAATTACTGTCGTTCATCGATACTAAACCTGAGGAGATTTAACGTACGAATTCTTTTCCCAGCCGAAAAATAAAGGAATATGGGAGCACGTACAGTACGATAGCATGGTTCTCAACATGGGCCGAGTCCAATACAAATTCTCTGCCCATGGACCACAACCTTCTGGCCCAACACAGCCTGCAAACACAGAAGGTTCTCGTGCAGCTGGCGAGCCAGCTAGGCTTGGAGAGGAGGAAACGTAGCGGCCGCGAAAGCGAAAGCGAGCACGcctccgtctccgcctcctccgggctaTAAAAAGGCGCCCCCCCATTTGGCTCGGACCACTCACCTATCAAtccgtctcgtctcgtctcgtctcgtgcCAGTGCCACTGCTTCACCGCGAGCGAAAGGAGAGTTGGGGTTTTGCGAGCGAGAGCGAGTGATGGCGAAGGGgagcggagaggcggcggcggccgcggcggcggcggaggggaaggggggaggagccggttgcggcggcggtggtggagatggagggAGAGGACGCGGTGGtgccggaggcggtggcggcggatgcggagaaggcggaggagaaggagagcggCAGCAGGATGATCACCCTGAAGAGCAACGAGGGCAAGGCGTTCGTTGTGACGGAGGTGTCGGCGAGGCAGTCCACGACCATCGGGCACATGATCGACGACGACTGCACCAGGGAAGCCGTCCCGCTCCCCAACGTCGACTCTAAGACCCTCGAGAAGGTGATCGAGTACTTCGACGAGCACGCCAACAACAAGGCCGACACCGACGACGAGAAAGCGGCGCTCGACAAGTTTGACAAGGACTTCATCGGCGAGCTGGACGGTGACAAGGCCTTCCTCTTCCACGTCACCATGGCCGCCAACTACCTCCACGCCCAAGGACTCCTCGACCTCACCACCCAGTGCATCGCCGACACCATCAAGGGCAAGACCCCCGAGGAGATCCGCACGGCCTTCAACATCGCGTACGACCTCACCGAGGAGGACCAGGAGGAGATCAAGGAGGAGGATGCCTGGGCCTTCTGAGGAGCACGCACCTGCCGCGTAATTGTTCTCGTAGTTGTGTGTTGTGTCTCTGGTGGATTCAGATCTGATCAGCTTACCTTTGAGTTCGTGCATCCTGTCCAAGTAGAAGTGTAGAACTGAGTCGGCTGTGTCGTTGAATGCTTTGCAACTGCTGGATCGCTTGCATGAAGTGAAATATTTTGCTCCAAATACTTTTGCTGTGTCTGCTTTGGTTTCATGCGGTTATTCTTCTGATGAGATGTCTGCTCTGCTCTGCCTCTAAAAACTACTCTGTCTACTCGTTGGCGTGTGGTTCATTGGTGGGATTCGGTTTCAGTTTTGCAACATTTCggagctcgatcgatcggggATGTGTTCCTGTTCATGAGTTTGTATCGGGTGCAAGTTTGGGGGTCGCTTTTTTGCTTGG
The window above is part of the Oryza sativa Japonica Group chromosome 7, ASM3414082v1 genome. Proteins encoded here:
- the LOC107276398 gene encoding SKP1-like protein 11; this translates as MEGEDAVVPEAVAADAEKAEEKESGSRMITLKSNEGKAFVVTEVSARQSTTIGHMIDDDCTREAVPLPNVDSKTLEKVIEYFDEHANNKADTDDEKAALDKFDKDFIGELDGDKAFLFHVTMAANYLHAQGLLDLTTQCIADTIKGKTPEEIRTAFNIAYDLTEEDQEEIKEEDAWAF